The Mesorhizobium sp. AR02 genome segment CCGGCGGATGCTTTCGGCGACCAGCCGGTCCACCTCGGCCGGCACCGTCAGATCGGCGGGGATGACGATGGCATTGCTGCCGAGCTCGTCCGCCAACGCGCCGAGCTTGTCGTGCGAGCGAGCGCTCAACACCACGCGCATGCCTTCATGTGCGAAGGCGCGGGCGGCCGCGCGGCCGATGCCGGAACTCGCGCCGGTCACTAACACCGACTTGCCTTGCAGCGATTGCGCCAATTCTCTCTCCTCGGATGTTGATAGGGCTGCCCAGAGACGCCGGCGACCAACCGCGGCCGCCGACGCGCCTTGGAAGGTTGCTATTTATATTTCCGCGCCCAGTAGTCGGTCATGCTCTTGACGTTGGCGGGGGTCGCGACTGAACCTTTGGCAAGGCAGCCTTGCTTCGGACAACCCGGGTCTTTGCCCTGTGCGATCAGCAGCAGCACCCGCACGGCCTCCTTGGCATGCGCGGCGGCGTCCCACGTCACCGCGACATCGATATAGCCGTTCTCCATCGCTCCGACGGCGCTGGTCAGAAGGTCGTTCGAGGCGATCCACACATGCTTGGGATCACCTGTTGGATGCCATTTGTCGGACTTCTCTAGGGCTGCCTGGACCGCATCGATGGCCCAATCGGAAGCTGCCAGGATGCAGTTGGCCTCCGGGTGCGCGCGCATGGCATCGGTGAGCCCGGACAGCACGATCTCAGGGTTCCACTCGGTTGGAACCCGCGCGACGATGTCGATGATGTCGCTGCTCTCGTCGAGCTTCTTGAACTCGTTGGTCCGGTTTATGGCATTGATGTCGGCGAGCGATCCCTGCAGCTCGACGCATTTGGCGTGGACCTTGTTTGCGTTGAGGATCTTCAGGAATTCCTCGCCCAGCACCTTTGCCTGGTCGGCGGAATCGCCACCCACATGCGCCGTCGGCTGCTCTCCGCTCGAGGCGCGGTCGAAGGTGACGAACGGTACGCCCGCCTCCTTGGCGCGTCGAATCGAGGCTCCGATCGCAGCCGCATCGAGCGCGCGCGCAATCACGATATCGACGCCGCTGTTCAGCAAGTCCTCTATGTTGGCGGCCTGTCGGCTGCTGTCATTGTTGGCCATGTTGACGATCCACTCGACGTTGATCCCGGCGGCCTGCCCTTGCGTCTTGGCCTCGGCCTTCATGTAATCTTCCCAGGCCTGGTTGAGCGCGCTTTCGCGGGCATCCCAGGAAAGTCCGATCTTGACGTCCTTGGCTTCGGCAACACCCACACCTGCGAGAACCGCAAGCGCCAGTATAATGAAACGTTTCATTCTCTCCTCCTGTTGCTACTCATGGTAAGTTCTCCCTGCTCGTCAAACGCTCTTGTGCTTTATCTGGCGGAAACCTCCGCCGCCCTTCGCTTTCAGCGCGTCCGCGTACATTGCGACAAAGATCACGACGCCTTCGACGAGCCGATAGGAATACGGGTTGGCGCCGGTATGCTGGAGCCCGCTGCGGATCATCTGAAACGTCAGCGAGCCTAGAATGACGGATGTGAGGATGTTTCCCCGTCCGCCAAAAAGCGAGATGCCGCCCACCACGACGGCAGCGACCGCGGTGAATTCCATGCCTTCGCCGATCTTCGCAGTGCTGACGGCGACCTGCATCGTGTACATGACGCCTGCAGCGGCCGCGAGCATGCCAGACAGCAGCAAGGCCGCGACAGTCCGGCGGCCGACCGGAATGCCGATGCGGCGCGCCACGTCCTCGTCATTGCCCATCGCGGTCAGTTGGCGCCCGAAGGTGGTGCGGCGATGCATGAGATGCACCGCCAGCAACACGGCGAGCGAAATCGCCGTGTCGAGGAAGATCGGCCCAAGCATGGTGTTGCCGAGCGGCTTGATCGCGCCCGGCATTTCGATCAAGCCGCCATCCGTCAACGACAGCCCGAAGCCGCGGAACGCGATCATGGTGCCGAGCGTGGCGATCAACGGGTTGACCTTAAGCCCGACGACGATCAACCCGTTGACGGCGCCGAGCACCAGCCCAGCGGCGATCGCGGCAAAAAGGCCGACGGCGAACGGCACTTCGCCGTCGCGCATCAGCAGCGCGAAGATTGCCGAGGCGACATAGGCGATAGAGCCCACCGAAATGTCCAGCTTCCCGCTGATCACCACCAGCGCCATGCCCGAGGCGACGATGATCATCGGCGCCACGACGTGCAGGATGTCGATGAGGTTGGCCAGTCCGAAGAAGCTCGGCGCCGCCACTGAGAACGCGGCATAGACCAGCACGAGCACGATGATGAAGCCATAGCCACGCGCCAGCTGCAGGACGTCGCTCATGCCGCTGCCTGCCTTTCCGGCAGGCCGGACACCGCGGCCAGCAATTCGCTCTGGCGCGCCGAGCCGGGCAGTTCCGCGATGATGCGGCCGCGCGCCATCACCAGGTAGCGATCGCAGACGCGCGTCAGCTCCTCGATCTCCGACGAGACCATCAGCACGGCAGTGCCGGCATCGGCCAGCTCGCTGACCAGCTTCAGGATCTCGGTCTTGGCGCCTACGTCGAGGCCGCGCGTCGGCTCGTCGAGCAGGAACAGTTTTGGTGCCGTGGCGAGCCAGCGCGCGAACACCACTTTTTGCTGGTTGCCACCGGACAGCGTCGCTGCCCGCTGGTCCTCGCCGGTGACCTTGATGCCCAGCTGTCGGATCATCGCGGCGGCTATCCGCTTCTGCTCGCGGCGGATGATGAAGCCCAGTCGCGAGATCGTGCCCAGGCTGGGCAGCACGATATTGTCGCCGGCCGACAGCGGCAGCAGCAGGCCTTCGCCGCGGCGGTCCTCGGTGACGAAGCCAGCGCGCTGCTGCAATTGCCGAGGGCTGATCGGGATGAGGTTTCGACCCTCGCGCCAGCCGAGCGTGCCGCCGTCGATCGGGTCCAGCCCGGCCAGCGCCCGCAGCAATTCGGTCCGCCCCGCGCCGAGCAGCCCCCAGAGGCCGACGATTTCGCCGGCTTTGAGCGACAGGTTGATTTCTTCGAGCACACCCGCCCGCGTCAAGCCTTCGACCTCGAGTAGCGTTTCGGTGCGTTGCGGGCGGTTGGCCACCAGCGGCCGTTCATTCTCGGCCGTGCCCATCATGTGGTGAACGATCTCGCGTGGCGTCACCTTGGTAATCGCGCCGGTGAAGACGGTGGCGCCGTTGCGCATCACCGAGACGCTGTCGCACACCGCAAATATCTCATCGACGAAATGGGTGATGTAGATGATGGCGACGCCATCGGACTTCAGCGCGCGCACGACGTCGAACAGCCGCTCACGCTCGCGCAACGAGAGCGACGATGTCGGCTCGTCGAAGATCAGGATCTTCGGATTGCGTCGCAACGCACGGGCGACCTCAACCAATTGGCGGTCGCCGATGCTGAGTTCCGCCATCGGCTGGCGCGGATCGAGGCTCGACCCTAGGCGGGCAAGGATCTCAGCCGTGCGGCGCCGGCATTCCACGAAATCAATCCGGCCGTGCCGCTGAGGGAAAGCATCGATGAAGACGTTCTCGGCGATCGTCATCGTCGGCAGCGAATTCAGCTCCTGATGTACGAAAGCAATGCCGTGCCGGATCGAGTCGATCGGCGACCTCAGCGCAATCGGCGCATCGCCGATCAGGATTTCGCCCTCGTCCATGCCGACCACACCGCCAAGGATGTTCATCAGCGTGGATTTGCCCGCGCCGTTGGCGCCCATCAACGCCACGGCCTCGCCTGCGCGCACGTCAAGCTCGGCGCGGTTGAGCGCGACGACGCCGGGAAAGCGCTTGCTGATGCCATGCAGCCTGAGGTAGGGCGCATCCATGTCAGCCTCCCCTCGCCCCGAACCGGTCGAGCGCCACAAAGCCGACGATGATGGCGCCGCGGATCATCTGGTTGACGTAGAGGCTGATCTCCGCAGCGTTGAGCGCATTGTTGAGCAGCGTGATGAACAACGCACCCAACACCGCGCCCCAAACCTTGCCCGAACCGCCATAAATGCTGATGCCGCCGATGACACAGGCGCTGACCACGTCGAGAACCATCGACGGGCTCGCCAGGTTTGACGAGGCCGAGGCGAGGCGCCCGGTCAGCATGATCGCCGCGATTCCCGCCATCAGTCCGGCGAGGACATAGCTCACCGCAATGACCTTTGGCCCGGGGATGCGCGCCACGGTGGCAGCACGCGGATTGATGCCAACAGCGTAGAGCCAGCGTCCATAGACGGTGCCGGACATCAGGACGATGCCGAGGCCGGCCGTGGCGGCCGCGATGATCACCGACAGTGGTAGGCCAGCGTAGCGAGCAAAGAACGGATCGACGAACACGTCCGGCACATCGGCGATGCTGATCGACCCGGTCAACCATACGGCGGCGCCATTGGTCACCGTCATCATGGCCAGCGTTACCACGAACGGGATCATGCCGAGATAGCCGACGGCGATACCATTGCAGGCGCCGATCCCCATCGCGGCGACGACCATGATCAGCGGCCCGACGACGGCATCGCCGGTCGCCCGCATGTACATGGCGCCGAGCACAGCGCTGAGCGCTGCATTGAACGGCAGCGACAGGTCGATGCCACCGCCGATCATCACTGTCGACATGCCGACCGCGAGCACCGCAAGCGTCGAGGCCTGCACCAGGATGTTAACCAAATTGTTCAGCTTGAAGAATGTGGGCGCGTAGAGCCACAACACCGCCAGCACCAGCGCGCACAGCAACAAGGCTGCGACCGGGCGGATCATCCACGCGAGGGACCTCGCGCTTTGCGGATAGGCGGCGGCGACGCTCATCTTGCCGGCGCCTTTGCTGCTGCGGTTCGGGGTACGGTCGAACCGCGTACGATCAGCTGGGCCGGCAGCCGGACATGCGGCTCGCGCAAGGACGTGCCGGCAATCAGCGCCTGCAGCATGCGCCAGCCGGTTTCGGCGATTGCCGTGCTCGGCTGCGCCACGACGCTGATCCCAGGGCTGAGCAGTGTCAGCGCCTCGAAATCGTCCATCACCAGCAGCGCGATGTTGTCTGGAATATTCAACCCCAGTGCCTGGATGGCTGGAATCGCACCTTTCGCGGCGATGTTGCTGGCCGCATAGATCGCCTGCGGCCGGTTCTTGCCTGCCAGGATCTTAAGCGAGGTCGCCTTGATCTCCTCAGGGTCGAGGCTGAGCTCGTAGGATTGGCAGAGCGACGCAGTGCCTGCCTCACGCGCCGCTGCGAGGAAGCCCTCATGGCGCTGGTCTAGGATCCAGAAGCGGTGGCCGTGGCCGAAGAACGCAACATGCTTGTAGCCGGCCTCGAACAGATGGCGGCCGCCGAGATAGCCGGCCTGGAAATTATCGACGGCGACCGACGGAAACGGGTTTTCCGCTTCGACGCGGTCGACAAGCACGACCGGCACGCCGTAGGTTTCGAGGTCCGGGATCATCGGCTGGAAGTCGAAGGACGGCACCATGATCAACCCGTCGATGCGCCGCGAGATCAGATTGTGGATTTGCCTTTGCGCCCGCTCCTGATCCTCGCTGGTAGTGAGAAACATGACGCCCTTGCGCTCGGCGATGCCGAGATGCTCGATGGACGAGACGATCTCGGAGAAAAACGCGTTCTCGATGTTGGGAACCGCCACCGCGATCATGTCGGTCTGGTTGCTGCGCAGGCTGGCGGCATTGGTATTGCGGCGGTAGCCAAGCTTTGCCGCGGCCTCGTTGACCCGCAGGACATGCTCCTCTTTGACCGTCGGCCGCCCGTTGAGCACGTTCGACACCGTGCCGAGTGACACGCGGGCAAGCTGGGCGATGTCCTGGACCGTGGGTTCACGCATCAAGACGCTCGATTCGATGAAACGTTTCATCGAATTTATTCTACGCCGCATAAGGTGTCAACCGTCCTTTGCATGGTCGACGGGGAAGTCAGTCAATGGCCAAGAGTTGGCAGCCCAAGAATGCATGGGAACTAACCAGGATCGGCGAACGTTAACAGCCAAAACGAAAGGCACCCCCCAGAATGAAGGTATTCGGCTTTGCGATTTTCGTGACCATGCTTAGCGCGACTGCGGCTTTTGCTCAGACAGAAACTGATCCAGCGATTGCTGCTTGTAAATCCACTGGACTGATCGCTCTTCAGCAAAAATCAAAGGACATAACTGATCTGATCATTGACCTAGAAAGCGTCGCAGTTTCAGCGGCGACAACCAAGGTTGAAGATATTCCGGTCAAAACGGTGGTATTGGGCGAGAGCTATATCAAACGAGGTTCAGTGACAGGTAAGTCTGACCGCTTTGTCTGTCTTATAGGCGACAAAGGCAAGGTACTTCTGACTTTCTTCACGTCGAAATAATCTCCGAAAGGGACGTAGCGTGTCAAACAAGTTCGACATCACCTCACTCGCTCCAACAGGGGCGCAGGCAAGCCGAGGCAGTAGCGTGTACTGAATGCTTCTATGGCAGCCGTGTCAGGCAGTCTCTGAGTTGTAGTGTGTCGTCTGGGGTCCCAACTATCCAAATTCAGGAGGCAACAGCATCTCACTCCCTTGGTGAGCTGGGTAAGGCTCGCGGGCTGGAGATAGGCTGCGCGTTTTCCGGGCATGCCGACGCGCGGTATCGTCGGTTGCTCGCCCATCATTCCCGGCTGGTCGTGCCGGAATGGCAATTGAAGCCAAGGTTTCTGCGCCCGCGACGGGTCTCGCCTTACAATTTCGGCCCTTGCGACGCGATCGCCGGTTTCGCGGCTTCGAACGGGATGGCGTTCCATGGTCACACGCTGTTCTGGCACGAAGAGCCGATCCGCTGGGCGCATGGCAAAAGTTTCGAACGCGTGAAATCCGATTATGGCGGCTTCATCCGCGACGTCATGCATCATTATCCCCAAGCCGTCTCGTGGGATGTCTTCAACGAGATCGTTGGCGAGCAGGAGCCCTTGCGCGACGAATTCCTAATTAGCACCTTCGGACTGCAATTCATCGACTATTGCCTGCGCCTTGCGCGGGAAAACTCGCCCACGGCGCGTCTCGTCATCAACGACTATAATTTGGAATGCAGCAGCGACTGGTCGTTGCCCAAACAGGATCACATGCTGCGGCTGTTGGACGCGCTTCGAGCCATTGACAGCCCGCTGCATGCAATCGGCATTCAGGGGCATCTGTCATCTGTCTACAGGGCCTCGGCCGCGTCTACGGTCCGCTTCATAGACCGGATCGCTGATCTCGGTCTCGACGTGTTTATCTCGGAACTTGACGTCAACGACTCCACCATGCCGGCCGACATTGCCGTTCGCGATGGTGAAGTCGCGGCCTACTATGAAGAATTCCTGACGGCGGTTTTGAGCAGACGATCGGTCAAGCGGCTGGTGCTCTGGGGCATTTCCGACTTCGACAACTGGATCGTCCGCCGCCAGACCCAGGAGAAGCGGCGATCTGGAAAGGCGCGCCCTGCCCTGTTCGACGACCAGCTTCAGCCCAAGCCGGCTTTCGACGCGGTGGTACGGGCGCTTGAAAGCGCACCACCGCGCTAAGTTGTCAGGCTTTGACCACGCGGTCGCAGACGATGCCATTGCGCTGCATGGCATTGCGCGTGTCAACGATAAGCCGCGAATGGTTGGCCAGCAGACCGTAATCGATGCCATCGTGATCGGTGACGATGACCACGGCATCGTAAGCGCCGATCGAATCGCGGCTGAGCTTGATGCAGTCCTTGCCGGCAAGCATCGGGTGCTTGCGCGTCTTGGGAATGCGCGCCACGTGCGGATCGTGATAGGCGATGTCGGCGGCCCGCGTTTCCAGCAATTCGATCAGTTTGAGCGCTGGACTTTCACGGACGTCGGAAACGTTCTTCTTGTAGGCGACGCCGACGATGAGAATGGAAGCCTGACTGAGCGGAAGGCCAAGCTGGGTATCCAGCGCTTCCGACAGCTTCGACATGACATAGTGCGGCATCGAAACGTTGATCTCACCGGCAAGCTCGATGAATTTCGTCGATACCTCGAACTCGCGCGATTTCCACGTCAGATAGAACGGGTCGATTGGAATACAGTGACCGCCGAGCCCGGGGCCTGGGTAGAAAGCCATATAGCCGAAGGGCTTTGTCTTGGCCGCGTCGATCACTTCCCAGATATCGATGCCCATCGCGGCGTAAATGACCTTGAGCTCGTTGACCAGCGCGATGTTAACGGCGCGGAAGATGTTTTCGGTCAGCTTGACGACCTCCGCGACCTTGATGCTGGACACCGGGACCACCTTCTCGACGATCGCGCCATAGAATCGCGCGACAAGTCTTGCCGCGACCGCGCCATCGCCGGCGACGACCTTCGGGATGGTCGCGGTCTCGAATCCGGCGCTGCCAGGATCTTCGCGCTCGGGCGAATAGCCAAGGAAGAAATCGCGCCCGGACCGGAAGCCCCCGGCTTCCAGGATCGGCTTCATCAGCTCGTCGGTGGTGCCGGGATAGGTGGTGGATTCCAGCACGATCAACTGGTCTTTGCGTAGGTAGTTGGCGATGGCGCGCGTCGTATTCTCTACAAAGGAAAGATCGGGCTCGCGCTGCCTGGTGAGTGGTGTCGGTACGCAGATTGAAATGACATCGCACTCGGCAAAAGCCGCGAAGTCCGATGTCGGCATGAAGACACCTTCTGCCATGATCGACTGAAGCGTGTCGTCGCTTACGGCGCCGATATAGGACCGGCCGGTCTTGAGTTTATCGACCTTGCTCTGGTCAACATCGAAGCCGATCACCTTGAAGCCGCCGCGCGCCGCCGCGGCGGCCAGCGGCAACCCAACATAACCAAGCCCAACGACACCGATCGTTGCCGACCTATTTTCCAGTCTGGAAAGGAGCAACGCACCGCGCGTCTGGTCCGTATGAATGTTCACTCTGCGCCTCCCAGGATGCAGGCGAGGCCATTCTCGCTGCAATCACAACAACTTGAGAGTCGCGCGATTGCGTCTCCCGCCATGAAACACATCGCAAGCTTTGTGCCAGTCCGGATTTGTCAGGAGAATTCCACCTAAAAGCGGCTCGGGAGGTGGGAAAGACGGGATTTCGGCTGCTATGGACGGCAGAAGATGTCAAGTCGACGATATGTGCCAAAATCATACATCTTGTTGCGTAACGGCTCATGAAACAGAGCGGCGCCGGAAAAACAAAATGATTACAATGCGTTAATTAACCACTCCCGTTAGCCATATCGTTAACGATCAGTTGCATTGCCTGTGGAAAAGCTATTTTGAATGCATAAAGCGCACAATGAGGGGTGCGGCTTTCCTCCTACTCAATGCAGGATTGTCGCCATATGGATACTTACACTACAGAAGTCAGATACTTGGTCGCGGGAGGTGCGGGGTTTGTTGGAACCAACCTTGCGCGCCGGCTCCTTGAACACGGGGCCTTGGTAGATTGCGTCGACAATTTGTCCACGGGCCGCAAGGCCAATGTATCGGATCTGACCCGATATCCGAATTTCAACTTCATCAAGCTCGACATTGCGGATACAGCAGCCTGCGATCGCTTGCTGCGCCGACGCTACAGCCACATCTACAATCTGGCCTGCCCGACCGGCGTTCCTAATATTGCATTGCTTGGTGAGGAAATGCTCATGGCGTCCTCAGTCGGCACGCTGAACCTGCTCAAAGTCGCGCGCCGGTCAAAGGCCAGCTATCTGTTCGCCAGCACCGCCGAAGCATATGGCGACCCTGAAATCTTTCCCCAGCCGGAGAGCTATGTCGGCAAGGTTGATCCGGTTGGTCCGCGCAGCCCC includes the following:
- a CDS encoding sugar ABC transporter substrate-binding protein, which translates into the protein MKRFIILALAVLAGVGVAEAKDVKIGLSWDARESALNQAWEDYMKAEAKTQGQAAGINVEWIVNMANNDSSRQAANIEDLLNSGVDIVIARALDAAAIGASIRRAKEAGVPFVTFDRASSGEQPTAHVGGDSADQAKVLGEEFLKILNANKVHAKCVELQGSLADINAINRTNEFKKLDESSDIIDIVARVPTEWNPEIVLSGLTDAMRAHPEANCILAASDWAIDAVQAALEKSDKWHPTGDPKHVWIASNDLLTSAVGAMENGYIDVAVTWDAAAHAKEAVRVLLLIAQGKDPGCPKQGCLAKGSVATPANVKSMTDYWARKYK
- a CDS encoding ABC transporter permease, whose protein sequence is MSDVLQLARGYGFIIVLVLVYAAFSVAAPSFFGLANLIDILHVVAPMIIVASGMALVVISGKLDISVGSIAYVASAIFALLMRDGEVPFAVGLFAAIAAGLVLGAVNGLIVVGLKVNPLIATLGTMIAFRGFGLSLTDGGLIEMPGAIKPLGNTMLGPIFLDTAISLAVLLAVHLMHRRTTFGRQLTAMGNDEDVARRIGIPVGRRTVAALLLSGMLAAAAGVMYTMQVAVSTAKIGEGMEFTAVAAVVVGGISLFGGRGNILTSVILGSLTFQMIRSGLQHTGANPYSYRLVEGVVIFVAMYADALKAKGGGGFRQIKHKSV
- a CDS encoding sugar ABC transporter ATP-binding protein → MDAPYLRLHGISKRFPGVVALNRAELDVRAGEAVALMGANGAGKSTLMNILGGVVGMDEGEILIGDAPIALRSPIDSIRHGIAFVHQELNSLPTMTIAENVFIDAFPQRHGRIDFVECRRRTAEILARLGSSLDPRQPMAELSIGDRQLVEVARALRRNPKILIFDEPTSSLSLRERERLFDVVRALKSDGVAIIYITHFVDEIFAVCDSVSVMRNGATVFTGAITKVTPREIVHHMMGTAENERPLVANRPQRTETLLEVEGLTRAGVLEEINLSLKAGEIVGLWGLLGAGRTELLRALAGLDPIDGGTLGWREGRNLIPISPRQLQQRAGFVTEDRRGEGLLLPLSAGDNIVLPSLGTISRLGFIIRREQKRIAAAMIRQLGIKVTGEDQRAATLSGGNQQKVVFARWLATAPKLFLLDEPTRGLDVGAKTEILKLVSELADAGTAVLMVSSEIEELTRVCDRYLVMARGRIIAELPGSARQSELLAAVSGLPERQAAA
- a CDS encoding ABC transporter permease, giving the protein MSVAAAYPQSARSLAWMIRPVAALLLCALVLAVLWLYAPTFFKLNNLVNILVQASTLAVLAVGMSTVMIGGGIDLSLPFNAALSAVLGAMYMRATGDAVVGPLIMVVAAMGIGACNGIAVGYLGMIPFVVTLAMMTVTNGAAVWLTGSISIADVPDVFVDPFFARYAGLPLSVIIAAATAGLGIVLMSGTVYGRWLYAVGINPRAATVARIPGPKVIAVSYVLAGLMAGIAAIMLTGRLASASSNLASPSMVLDVVSACVIGGISIYGGSGKVWGAVLGALFITLLNNALNAAEISLYVNQMIRGAIIVGFVALDRFGARGG
- a CDS encoding LacI family DNA-binding transcriptional regulator, with the protein product MKRFIESSVLMREPTVQDIAQLARVSLGTVSNVLNGRPTVKEEHVLRVNEAAAKLGYRRNTNAASLRSNQTDMIAVAVPNIENAFFSEIVSSIEHLGIAERKGVMFLTTSEDQERAQRQIHNLISRRIDGLIMVPSFDFQPMIPDLETYGVPVVLVDRVEAENPFPSVAVDNFQAGYLGGRHLFEAGYKHVAFFGHGHRFWILDQRHEGFLAAAREAGTASLCQSYELSLDPEEIKATSLKILAGKNRPQAIYAASNIAAKGAIPAIQALGLNIPDNIALLVMDDFEALTLLSPGISVVAQPSTAIAETGWRMLQALIAGTSLREPHVRLPAQLIVRGSTVPRTAAAKAPAR
- a CDS encoding endo-1,4-beta-xylanase, which translates into the protein MSSGVPTIQIQEATASHSLGELGKARGLEIGCAFSGHADARYRRLLAHHSRLVVPEWQLKPRFLRPRRVSPYNFGPCDAIAGFAASNGMAFHGHTLFWHEEPIRWAHGKSFERVKSDYGGFIRDVMHHYPQAVSWDVFNEIVGEQEPLRDEFLISTFGLQFIDYCLRLARENSPTARLVINDYNLECSSDWSLPKQDHMLRLLDALRAIDSPLHAIGIQGHLSSVYRASAASTVRFIDRIADLGLDVFISELDVNDSTMPADIAVRDGEVAAYYEEFLTAVLSRRSVKRLVLWGISDFDNWIVRRQTQEKRRSGKARPALFDDQLQPKPAFDAVVRALESAPPR
- a CDS encoding nucleotide sugar dehydrogenase, whose protein sequence is MHTDQTRGALLLSRLENRSATIGVVGLGYVGLPLAAAAARGGFKVIGFDVDQSKVDKLKTGRSYIGAVSDDTLQSIMAEGVFMPTSDFAAFAECDVISICVPTPLTRQREPDLSFVENTTRAIANYLRKDQLIVLESTTYPGTTDELMKPILEAGGFRSGRDFFLGYSPEREDPGSAGFETATIPKVVAGDGAVAARLVARFYGAIVEKVVPVSSIKVAEVVKLTENIFRAVNIALVNELKVIYAAMGIDIWEVIDAAKTKPFGYMAFYPGPGLGGHCIPIDPFYLTWKSREFEVSTKFIELAGEINVSMPHYVMSKLSEALDTQLGLPLSQASILIVGVAYKKNVSDVRESPALKLIELLETRAADIAYHDPHVARIPKTRKHPMLAGKDCIKLSRDSIGAYDAVVIVTDHDGIDYGLLANHSRLIVDTRNAMQRNGIVCDRVVKA